The proteins below come from a single Solea senegalensis isolate Sse05_10M linkage group LG2, IFAPA_SoseM_1, whole genome shotgun sequence genomic window:
- the si:dkeyp-34c12.1 gene encoding uncharacterized protein si:dkeyp-34c12.1 gives MKHTNSRALMFGITSQQRLSLMDVTKRLDFSGEDLSLDHEPNMEAVPKEKKDTDKRRTFDLDATETKTEPACTDSMLKGMKGYEPTPADLEFINKMKEEKLLKHMQEELLEVQRLLKREEMALELACASRDKVKAELNKFPSCEELSEWIMVVLKITRPLLDLTDLDTKDLLALVTEEDVQTAMDETRYQIKQKERILTNRRKNEAKGNGRLEKVIATEQLKIQKMMTQLSDLTSELARQEEIYKALQTQIETSKGNKVEAKVEDTSEVKSEGKQQRKPRKKTKEKLPDAKNERKSNRSKRADVKTENQAVKDDTNETPLTTPSTTVQTKSRSLKAAKGPQRKVQEQEAKSQESVQAVRGRPKPAETKVKSVDVQSSKPLQAAPSRRRGKAAVAAAAPPPPPRDDGEEAQSAGLRRSKRIANKRSGL, from the exons atgaaacacacaaacagtagaGCTCTGATGTTTGGAATCACATCCCAACAAAGGCTTTCCCTGATGGACGTGACAAAGCGCCTTGATTTTTCTGGTGAAGATTTGAGTTTGGATCATGAGCCTAACATGGAG GCAGTTcccaaagagaaaaaagacactGATAAGAGGAGGACGTTTGATTTGGACGCCACTGAGACAAAAACGG AGCCGGCGTGCACTGACTCCATGCTGAAAGGGATGAAAGGTTATGAGCCGACACCAGCTGACTTGGAGTTCATAAACAAGATGAAGGAAGAGAAACTGCTCAAACACATGCAG GAAGAGCTGCTGGAGGTGCAGAGGTTATTGAAAAGGGAGGAGATGGCGTTGGAGCTCGCGTGCGCTTCCAGAGACAAAGTGAAGGCTGAACTCAACAAG TTCCCATCCTGCGAAGAGCTCAGCGAGTGGATAATGGTCGTCCTCAAAATAACAAGGCCGTTGTTGGACTTGACAGACCTGGACACCAAGGATCTCCTCGCCCTGGTGACGGAGGAAGACGTCCAGACAGCCATGGACGAGACGAGGTACCAGATCAAGCAGAAGGAGAGGATCCTGACAAACAG GAGGAAAAACGAGGCCAAAGGAAATGGGCGGCTTGAAAAAGTGATTGCAACCGAGCAG CTGAAAATACAGAAGATGATGACGCAGTTGTCTGATCTGACGTCTGAACTCGCCCGACAAGAG GAAATTTATAAAGCTCTTCAGACGCAGATCGAGACTAGCAAAGGCAACAAAGTGGAAGCAAAAGTAGAAGACACCTCTGAGGTTAAAAGTGAAGGGAAACAACAAAGGAAACCAAGAAAGAAGACCAAGGAAAAGTTGCCAGATGCCAAAAACGAAAGGAAATCCAACAGAAGCAAACGTGCAGAtgttaaaacagaaaatcagGCTGTTAAAGATGACACAAATGAAACTCCATTAACAACTCCGTCAACAACTGTGCAAACAAAATCCCGGTCTCTGAAAGCAGCCAAAGGGCCTCAAAGGAAAGTTCAGGAACAAGAAGCTAAATCCCAAGAGTCTGTTCAAGCTGTGAGAGGAAGACCAAAACCTGCAGAAACTAAAGTGAAAAGTGTGGACGTTCAGTCCAGCAAGCCCCTGCAGGCTGCACCGTCGCGCAGAAGAGGgaaagctgctgttgctgctgctgctcctcctcctcctccacgtgATGATGGAGAGGAGGCACAGAGCGCTGGTCTTAGGAGATCCAAGAGGATAGCAAACAAGAG